The genome window AATTCCCCATACAACATTAGATTCAAGGTTCAGCGATAGCCAATTAGCTGTGTATAGTAAAATCCCAAGAATCACTGTGGAAGCCAAAGCAAATTTTAGATCCAAACTAAAGTAGTATCCCAACACAATTGCAGTGAATACCATCGATAAGGTAATTGTAAATTCCCCTATCGTATATAAATTCACCCAACTTGTAACAATCAGCAGACTGAAAAAAATTGCCGGGACACCAAAAATATGAATCATAATATTTCGACGTTCTTGGTGATAAGCTGAGTAAAAAGCCATTTCATTTGCGAATCTCATAAAATCCTCCTCAATAATTAGAATAAGAATACCACAAATCAGATTTTATACTTGAAAGAATCTGCTGTTTTCGTAATTTTTTTGTATCAATGAACAAAAAACGTTTCAATCGGGGTTTTTTTTATGATCTTCGGCTCCAAGAAAATATTCACAAACTTTCCAAATTCGTCCTCACCTTAATCGCGATGGTGATGATTTATTCCATCACTTTTCACTTTATTATGCTATGGGAGGGCAAACAGTTTTCTTGGATTACAGGAACTTATTGGACACTGACCACAATGTCTACTTTGGGATTCGGTGACATTACTTTCCAATCTGATGTGGGCAAAATTTTTAGCCTTGTCGTTCTATTGTCAGGAATGATCTATCTATTGGTACTTTTTCCCTATACTTTTCTTACTTTTTTTTATAATCCACTTATTGAATTTCAGAATAAATTTCGAGTTCAGAAAACTGCTCCTTCGGGAATTCAAAATCATATCATAATAGTAGGATTGGATTCCGTTGCTGAATCGTTTATCGAAAAATTAGAATATTATGGATATAAATATCTATTAATGGCAGATACCATTCAGAAGGCAAAAGATTGGAAAGACATGGGATTTGAAGTTCTTCATGGATATCCTGATGATCCCCTTGCCTACGAAAGAGCAGCCATTGGTTCAGCGATTATGGTTTTTGCTAATGCAGAGAATGAGAAGTTAAACACAGCAATTGCGTTTACAGCACGTGAAATTAATACTGAGATAGAAATAGTAACCAACGTACAAAACTTGAATTTCTTGGACATTTTGTATCTTGCTGGCTGCAAAAGCACTATAGAGATTACAGAAACCCTCGGTAAATCATTCAGCAAAAGATGTATATCTAGAGATCATTATATAGCTGAAATCGGAAGATTCGACCAACTCGTAGTTTGGGAAGTTCCTGTTTTAGGATCAGAGTTATGTGGGATAAAAGTATCTGAAGCTATTTCAAAGCTAAAGAATTTATATTTGGTTGGTATATGGAAAAGAGGCAAATTTATTTTACCCGAACTTACAGATATTATTGAATCCAACAGCATATTGATTGTTACAGGTGCCGAAAAGGATATGACCAATATCAATAGTTTATTTGAACCAGAACATTTTCAAAATTCAAAAGTGCTAATCATCGGATGTGGAAGAGTCGGACGAGCAACTGCAAGACATCTCGATCATTTGGGAGTAGATTATAATATTCTAGATAACGTGCCAGAGAGAAAATTGAAAGCTATTTCCGAAGGCATAAATATTGAAGATCGATTTATATTAGGAGATGCTTCCATAGCAGATGATTTGGAAAGGGCCGGTTTAAACAAGGCATCAACTGTTATTATTAGCACTCATGAAGATTCTTCGAATATTTTTCTTACTGTTTACTGTCGTAAACTCAATGAGAATGTTCTAATTTTGAGTAGAGCCAATTTGGAACGAAACGTCTCCACGCTGCATCGCGCTGGAGCTGATCTTGTTATTTCTTATTCTTCAATTGGTGCTATGCTTTTGCTGAATATAATTAGAAAATCCAATAATATTATGCTTGAGGAAGGCTTGGAGATTTTTAGAATTCCGATTCCAGCCGCTTTAAAGCTCAAGACAATTGCCGAAATGAATATTAGAAAGCGAACAGATTGTTCTATTATTGCTTTGTGTCAAGGCCATCAGTTGATTGAGTCTTTGCCACCAATCCATGAGCCATTGCCTGCAGAGGGAGAAATCATATTGATTGGCTCCCCCTTAGCAGAGAAAAATTTTATGGATACATTCGCAGATAAAAAATAATTTATTT of Leptospira sp. GIMC2001 contains these proteins:
- a CDS encoding Mpo1 family 2-hydroxy fatty acid dioxygenase produces the protein MRFANEMAFYSAYHQERRNIMIHIFGVPAIFFSLLIVTSWVNLYTIGEFTITLSMVFTAIVLGYYFSLDLKFALASTVILGILLYTANWLSLNLESNVVWGIFAIAQISGWGTQFYGHFVYEKSRPALFDNLFQAVVSAPLFVIADVCFALGIRKELEEQVKTVLKERGKYKDFSKQVAA
- a CDS encoding potassium channel family protein; amino-acid sequence: MNKKRFNRGFFYDLRLQENIHKLSKFVLTLIAMVMIYSITFHFIMLWEGKQFSWITGTYWTLTTMSTLGFGDITFQSDVGKIFSLVVLLSGMIYLLVLFPYTFLTFFYNPLIEFQNKFRVQKTAPSGIQNHIIIVGLDSVAESFIEKLEYYGYKYLLMADTIQKAKDWKDMGFEVLHGYPDDPLAYERAAIGSAIMVFANAENEKLNTAIAFTAREINTEIEIVTNVQNLNFLDILYLAGCKSTIEITETLGKSFSKRCISRDHYIAEIGRFDQLVVWEVPVLGSELCGIKVSEAISKLKNLYLVGIWKRGKFILPELTDIIESNSILIVTGAEKDMTNINSLFEPEHFQNSKVLIIGCGRVGRATARHLDHLGVDYNILDNVPERKLKAISEGINIEDRFILGDASIADDLERAGLNKASTVIISTHEDSSNIFLTVYCRKLNENVLILSRANLERNVSTLHRAGADLVISYSSIGAMLLLNIIRKSNNIMLEEGLEIFRIPIPAALKLKTIAEMNIRKRTDCSIIALCQGHQLIESLPPIHEPLPAEGEIILIGSPLAEKNFMDTFADKK